CCATGATGAAGGCCTCCAAGCTCATGCGCGAACACAAGATCAGCAGGATTCCGGTGGTGGACGACTCCTTCCGCCTCCTGGGCATCGTCTCTGACCGCGACCTCAAGGAGGCCTCACCCTCCAAGGCCACGTCGCTCGACATGCACGAGCTGTACTACCTGCTCTCCGAGATCAAGGTCAAAGACATCATGACCAAGACCCCCCTGGCGGTGAAGCCCACGGAAACCGTGGAAAAGGCCGCCGTGCTCATGATGAACAACCACTTCGGCGGCCTGCCCGTGGTGGACGAGAACCTCAAGGTGGTGGGCATCATCACCGACTCCGACGTCTTCAAGGTGCTGGTGAACATCACCGGCATCACCGAGGGCGGCGTGCAGCTGGCCTTCAGCCTGCCCAACGCCGAGGGCTCCCTCAAGGCCATCATCGACGACCTCAAGGAGTACAACGCCCGCATCATCAGCGTGCTGACCTCCTTCACCCACGCCGACGAGGGACACCGCTCCGTCTACATCCGCATCCAGGACCCGGACAAGGCCGTGCTCAACGACATGGTGGCCAAGCTCTCCAGCAAGTACACCCTGCTCTACTGGGTTCGCGACAACCTGAACCCCATCATTCCCTAGAGACGCAATCCGGCTTCTCGGCCGCGCCGCCATGCACCCGCGTGGCCGCGCGGCCGGGCTTGACACCCGCCGCTTCGTGCCTACTTCACAGGGCACGACGTCTGGTCCATACCGCACCGCAAGGAGTCATCATCATGAGCGAACACCGCTGCTGTCCGCACTGCGGCGTTGAACTGTCCACCTGGCTCGGCCCCCCCGAGTCCGGCTGGGGCGAGATCCTGGTCTGCAACAACAATGAGTGCGTCTATTTCAAGGGGTCTCCCGACACCATCCGCAACACGGAGGAAGGCCAGCCCCTGGGCACCCGCTACGCCGAAGACCCGGACAACAACTACACCCCCTTCAGCCTGGTTTCCTGGCACGGAGCCTGCCGCTAGGCCCAAAGGCCCCGGAGACCCCGCGCCTCGTTTCGCGCCCGCCACCGCATCGCCGGTCGCGGGCGCGAATGCCTTGCGGGGCCTGGTGGGCGTCTGCGCACGGGCAAACACGGGGCCCGCGCGGCGTTCATCCCAGCCGGGGAGTAGGCGTGGTGCGCGCGGGTACGCCCGGCTTCGCGTCTTGAGCATCCCGCCCTGAATTGATACGGTGTCGCCCTCGCGCGACGGCGCGGGACGCAGCTTTCCGAGGATCATCCTAACATGCCTTTCGCGACCCTTCTCGCCATAGCCGTGGCCCTGGCCATGGACGCCTTCGCCGTCTCCCTGGCCACCGGCATCTGCCTGCGCAAGGCCCGCGCCTCCCAGACCCTGCGCATGGCCGGCGCCTTCGGCTTCTTCCAGGCGGCCATGCCCGTCGCGGGCTGGGTTCTGGGGCTTACCGTGCGCTCGTTCGTTACGGCCTACGCGGGCTGGGCGGCTTTCGGTCTTCTGTCCCTGGTGGGCGGCAAGATGATCTGGGAGGGCGCACGCGGCGATGACGCCGGAGAGCACTGCGACCCCAAGGACCCCACCAAGGGCCTGCAGCTGATCATGCTGGCCGTGGCCACAAGCATCGACGCCCTGGCCGTGGGCCTGTCCTTTTCGGTGCTGGGCGAGACCATCTGGTTCCCGGCCCTGGTGATCGGCGTGGTGTGCTTCGTCATCACCGCCGCCGGGGTGAAGATCGGCTGCATGGCCGGGCACGTCTCCGCCGTGAGCCGCTACGCCGAGGTGCTGGGCGGGCTGACCCTGGTGGGCATCGGGCTCAACATCGTCCTGGGCGGGTAGACGCTTGTCCGGCGGGGGCTTTTAGGCTACCTCGCCGCTCATGGACATCCTTTCCGCCTCGCTTACCGTCGCGGGCCTGTGCCTGTTCGAGACCATAAGCTCCATCGACAACGCCATCATCAACGCCGAGGTGCTCTCATCCATGAGCCCCAAATACCGGCGCTGGTTCCTCATCTGGGGCATCATCATCGCGGTGTTCGCGGTTCGCGGCATCCTGCCCTGGCTCATCGTCTGGGGCGTGACCCCGGGCATCGGCCCCCTGGAGGCCCTCACGGCCACCTTCTCCTCCGATCCCAGGGTCATGGAGGCCGTGAACTCCTCGGCGCCGGTGCTGCTCATGGGCGGCGGCATCTTCCTGATCCTGCTCTTTTTCCACTGGATATTCCTGGAGGAGAAGAACTTCGGCCTGCCCGGCGAGCGCTACCTCATGCGCCACGGGGTCTGGTTCTACGCCATCGCTTCGATCCTGCTGACCCTCATCGTGTGGTTCGCCCTCAAGGTGAACGCCCATATGGCCTTCGGCGCGGTGGTGGGCTCCACGGCCTTCTTCATCACCCACGGATTCAAGCAGAACGCCGAGCAGAGCGAGCAGGAGCTCCTGCACTCCCACAAGTCCGACCTGGCCAAGATCTTCTACCTGGAGATCATCGACGCCACCTTCTCCATCGACGGCGTGCTCGGAGCCTTCGCCTTCACCTTGTCCGTTCCCCTGATCCTGGTGGGCAACGGCCTGGGGGCCTTCGTGGTGCGCGAGCTCACCGTGCGCAACGTGGAAACCATCAAAAAATATCGCTTTCTCAAGAACGGAGCCATGTACTCGGTGCTGCTGCTGGGATGGATCATGGTCCTGGACGCCTTCGGCATGCACATCCCCCACTGGGTGTCCCCGGCGGCAACTTTCGGCGTGGTGGGCTACTTTTTCCTGAAGTCGCGCAAGGTGCTCCTGTAGGTGGCCGTCGTCCCGGCGAGATCATATCGCAAATATGGACACAATCGCGCAATGCTTGTATAGTCGAACAAATTTCACCGAGGAGTACCGCATGAAACGCACGATCGCCTGTGTCTTCGCTTTCTCCCTGGTCCTTGGCGCTTCCGGCCTGTCCCTGGCCCAGGACGACGCAGCCGCGCCCAAGGGCGGCAGGGCTTTCTCCCTGCACGACGCCAACGGCGACGGCAAGATCACCAAGGAAGAGTTCCTGGCCGCCGCCCAGAAGCGGGCCGAGGCGCGCTTCGCCAAGCTGGACAAGGACAACAAGGGCTACCTGACCAAGGAAGACTTCATCGCCGCCCGTACCGCCCACGGCAAAGGCCGGAAGGCCGCCGCACCGGCCGCCCAGTAGGCTCCGGGAAATCAGCGCGTTCGACGCCGGGGCGGACCAGCGGGGCCGCTCCGGCATATCCATCAACCCCTTGGATACATTCATGAACCAGACGCCACGCCGCCGCATTCTGGTGGCCGACGACGACCCCGTGAACCGCCGCCTCGCCAGCATGCTGCTCGACCGGGCCGGGCATGACGCCGTGGTGGTGGAAGACGGCCTGGCCGCCGTGGCCGCCTTCCCGGGCGGCTTCGACCTGATCCTCCTGGACGTGGACATGCCGGGCCTGACCGGCCTGGAGGCCGCCACGCGGATCAGGGCCGCAGAAAAAGCCGCAACCCTCCCCCGGACCGTCGTCGTGGCCCTGACCGGCTACTCCGGCCACCACGACCGCCAGGTCTGCCTGGAGGCGGGCATGGACGACGTGCTGGTCAAGCCCCTCACCCCCGAAGTCCTGGACCGGCTGCTCAAGTAGCTTCGCTCCCTCCCTGCGGCGAAACGCCATCCTTCCCTTGCTCCGGTCCCCCGGGCGGGCTACAAACGGGGCAGTCCATCCGGGAGGTTTGGCATGTCCGGCAATTCCAGCTACATGGTGCTCGGCTCTTTCGTGGGCGACAGCTTGGCCCTTGGCGTCCATTGGATCTACGACCAGGAGCGCATCGCCGCCCTGGGCCGCCTGGACGGGCTCAAGGCCCCTCCGCCAGGCTCCCACCACACCGCAAAGCAAGCCGGCGATTTCACCCATTACGGCGACCAGACCCTGGTGCTGCTTGCGTCCCTGGCGGAAAAGGGCGTCTTCGACCCCGCGGACTTCTCCACCCGCTGGCGCGCCCTGTTCTCGGGCGGCTCCACCATCTACGCGGACCGGGCCACCAAGAACACCTTGTCGCAGCTGGCAGCTGGATGGGAACCCGCCGACGCGGGCTCCGCGTCCGACGAACTGGCCGGAGCCTCGCGCATAGCCCCTCTGGTCCACTCCCTGCGCTCCGACGTGGAGGCCATGGTCCAGGCGTGCCGCGCCCAGACCGGGCTGACCCACAACAACGCCAAGATAATGGACTCCGCCGAGTTCTTCGCCCGCACCGCGCATGCGGCCTTAAGCGGCGTCGCGCCCACGGAGGGCATGGCCAAGGCCCTGGAGGGCCGCTTCCCGGGCTCGCCCCTGCACGGCTGGTTCAAGGACGCCCAGGCCGCCGCCGGCGAGGATTCGGTCAAGGCCGTGGCCCGCTTCGGCCAGAGCTGCCACGTGGACGGGGCCTTCCAGTCCACGGTGCAACTCATCTCCCGGGGCCAGGATTCTCCGGCCGAGGCGCTGGTGGATTCGGCCATGGCCGGGGGAGACTCGGCCGCGCGCAACATGCTGGTGGGCATGGTGCTCTGCGCCTGGAAGGGGGAGGGAGCGCTGCCCCAGGGCTGGATCGACGGGATGCGCAAGAAGGGCGAAATCGAGGCACTGCTGAGCAGGATCGGGTAACTACGCGAAGCTGTACAGGATTCCAAAGGGAGGAAGTCCCTTTGGCGGGAGAGTCCAGAGAGGGCGTTGCCCTCTCCGGCCGCCGGAGGCTCTTCAGTACGCGTAGGGCTCTTCCGAGCGCCATTCGTACATCATGCCCGTGCCCGGGACCTTTTCGGATTCCATGCGCCGGGCCGTGAAGCGGTAGTCCGGATTCACCGAGGCGAAGGCCGACCCCTCGATGGTGGCGATCTTGTCGGAATCGGGATCGCCGGAAGCCTCGAGCGCTCCGTAGACCACCTGCCAGGAGCCGTTTTCCGGCAGGGCCGCGCCCTTGGGGGGGCGCACCCTGAATCCCACGGCCGTCGAATCCGCGAAGCAGCAATACAGGGCCAGCCGGTAGAGGACGAATTCGCCCTTGGCGTCGGTCTCCGGGCTTCTGCGCACGAAGCCGCGCACGGCGTAGTTCCCCTGGAGCAGCGGGGACGGACCCTTGCCCGCGATGTCGTAAAGCTCGCCCAGGTTGAGGCGGATGTACTCCTGGCCGCCGACCGTGACCCGGGAGGGCAGGGGGGCCTGCTCCTGCTCCACGGCTTGGGAATCGACTCCCGAGACCGAGAACCAGCGTTGCAGGCCGAGCTCGCTCATCAGGCACAGGCCCAGCACCGAAAGATACAGCGACGCCCGAAGCCAAGTGGCCCCAACGGGCGGACGCGCCGCCGAATAGACCCCGAGCCCGCCCAGCGCGGCTACCGCCGCCCAGGAGAGCCCCCTGAACTTGGGGTTCAGGTACATCCAGTAGTTGCCCGCCACCAGCAGGTAGGCCAGAAATGCGGCCAATCCCACGAGGCACGCCGCCTCAACCAGTCCGGGAATCCTGCCTGCAAGCCTCATGACCCTATCCTCGCGAAAGCACCCAGCAGCATGCAGGCGGAAAAGACGATCACGGCCGGGACGAGGATAAGCCTGCGCACCACGCCCGGCTTGAACGCCCCCTGCCACATGAGCACCAGTTTGAAGTCGAGAATCGGCCCGAGAGCCAGAAAGGCCAGGCGGGCCGCGAAAGGAAAGCCGGTGAAGGAGGCCGCCACGAAGGCGTCCGCCTGGGAGCACAGGGACAGGATCACCGCCAGGGCCATCATGCCCGTCACCGAGAGCAGGAGATCCTTCTCGAGAAGCGCCACCAGCCCGGACGGGGCCAGGGTCTTGAACGCGGCCGCGATCACCGCGCCGATCACCAGGATCTTGAACATGTCCAGGAAATCGGCTTGGGCGTGGCGCAGGGCGTGGTCCAGGCGCGACCCGAGGGAAGGCTGTTCCGCCTCGTCCGGGGGCACGGCGTCGGAAAGCGACCCGAACAGGGGCTCGTCTTCCCCGCAGCCACAGGCGGAGCGGACCGGCGCGGCCTTGGTCAGCAGCAGATCCTCGGGGCGGGCGTTGCGGAAGGAGTAGCCGATCACGGCGGCGATGAGCCCTACCAGGGCACAGCGCAGGCCGACCACCGAGGCGTCGCCCTGGAAGGCCACATAGGTGGAGGCCAGCACCACCGGGTTGATCACCGGCCCGGCCAGCATGAAGGTCATGGCCGTCGCCGGGGGCACGCCCTTGCGAAGGAGCCTGCGGATGAGCGGCACGATGCCGCATTCGCAGCAGGGCATCACCATGCCCAGCACCACCCCGGCCAGCACCCCGGCCAGGGGGGAGCGGGGCATCATGCGCTCCAGGGTCTCGCGCGGCACGAACACCTCGAAGAGCCCCGAGGCCAGCGCTCCAAGCAGCAAAAAGGGCGAAGCCTCCAGAAGGATGGCCACGCACACCTGCGCGAACAATTCGATGGTTTCAAGCTGAAGCATGGTCGGTTGCGTCCCGGCGAGGGCCATACGCCGGGCGGGCAGGGCGGTCAACGGTCTTGACCGATGCGGTCGCCTTTACTACCCAGGCCCTTCATGCGCATCCTGCTGGCGGACAACCGGGACAGCTTCACCCGCAACCTCGAACACCTGCTGCACAGGGTCTGCGGCGTGGCCCCCGAGATCGTTTCCTACCCGGATTTGGACTCCGAGGCTGCCGCCCGCTTCGACCTGACCGTGGTCTCGCCCGGTCCGGGGCACCCGCGCGACTATCCGGCCTACGGCCCCCTGCTTGCCTCGGGGCGCCCGGTGCTGGGCGTGTGCCTGGGGCTTCAGATCGCGACCCTGCACTTCGGGGGCGAGGTGTCGCGCCTGCCCGGCTGCTTCCACGGCCGGCCCAGCCGCTTCGAGATCTTCGGTAGGCAGGTGGACGCCGCGCGCTACCACTCGCTGTACGTGAGCCGTCCGGGACCGGACATGGAAGTGCTGGCCCGCTGCGGCGAGATTCCCATGGCCGCGCGGCACAGGACCCTTCCGGTGCTCGGGTTGCAGTTCCACCCAGAATCGTTTCTCACCCCGCAGGGAGCGGAGATCATCCGTGAGTGCCTACAGATGCTCCTGCCCGGTTGAGGGCCTAGGCTGGCTTGAGGCCCTGGCGCCTCACGCTCCGGACGCCCTGGTCACCCCGCCCATGCCCGGCGTGCCCGCCTCGGGCCTGGTGGGGCTGTGGCCCGTGGCCGAATGGCGCATGGGCAGGGACGGCGGCAAGGAGGAGCTCAAGCGCTTCTGTTTCGCCACTGCGGGATCGGCCCTCGGATTTTTGAGCTACCACGCCGGGTTTGGCGCAATGGGGCTCGACCTTCCCGCGCCGGACTTCCCGGCCGGGGTTTTCCGCAAATACGCGGTGCTCCTGGCCCCGAGCCCGGATGCGCGGCTGGTGCATGTTTTCTCGGACGATAAGGCTCGCGCCCGTGAGGCAGCCGCCCTTGTCCGCCAGGGGCCGGGGCAGGGAGCGGTCAGAAATGACGGAGGCGGCCCGGCGCTGCCTGCGTTTCCGGGAGGGCTGCGGGCCTCCCTGGACCGGCCGGGCTATGAGCAGGCCGTTACCCGGGCGCTTACCCATATACTGGACGGCGACGTCTACCAGCTCAATCTCTCCATCCGCTTCGAGGCGGACCTGCCGGACGGCCTCGCGGCCACGAGCCTGTTCACGGGGCTCATGCGCGCCCACCCGGCCATGTTTTACGGTTTGTACCACGATTCGCCATACGCAGTCGTGTCCACTTCGCCGGAGCGCTTCATCCGGGTGCGCCAGGGAAAGGTGCTCAGCCAGCCCATCAAGGGCACGCGCCGGGTCGGGCAGGACCGAACGGCGGCGTTGCGAGAGCTTCTGGCCTCGCCCAAGGAGGACGCCGAGCTCTCCATGATCGTGGACCTCATCCGGAACGATGTCGGCGCGAACTGCGCCTACGGGTCCGTGGGCGTCTCGAACCACCGGTCGGTGTTCGAGGTGGACGGCCTCCTCCAGATGTACTCCAACGTCACCGGCAGGCTGCGGGGCGGCTCCACCTGCCTGGACCTCCTGTGGGACGCCCTGCCACCGGGGTCGGTCACGGGCTGCCCCAAGCGCCGGGCCGTGGAGATCATCGCGGACCTGGAGCCGCACCACCGCGAAGCCTCCTATGGCTGCCTGGCCGTGGTGCAAGGACCGCGCGACCTGGACAGTTCCGTGGCCATCCGTACCGCCGCGCTGGACTCCAGGCGCGGGGTGCTCGGATTTCACGCCGGAAGCGGGATTGTCGTGGATTCCGATCCCGCGATGGAGTATGAGGAGACGTTGGCAAAGGCTGCGAAATTCCTTGCGCTCACCGGGAGGGCAGACGCATGAAAGCCTGGATAGACGGCCGCATCGCCGGGGACGCGGCCCCCCTGCGCGTAAGCGGCCCGGCCTTCCGTTGCGGCATGGGGGTTTTCGAGACCATCCTGCATCACGGCCATCGCCTGCCGCGCTTCGAGCGGCACCTGGAGCGCATGCGGGCCAGCCTCGAATACCTGGGCATCGGCTTCGAGCTGCCCGGCGAAGAGGACTTGAGGCGCGCCGTGCTGGACGTGGCCCTGGCCAATGGCCTCTCCGGCGAGACCGCCCGGGTGAACCTGTTCTGCTACCAGGACTCCCCGGCCAGCCCGGCCAGCCTGTGCATCACGGCCATCCCGCACGTCCTGGACCCGGACGCCGCGCGCTCCCTGGTCGTATATCCGCATGCCCACGTCTCCCACCTGTGCGCCCACAAGACCATGGCCAACATGCACCAGCGCCTGGCCTGGGAATACGCCCGGAAGGCCGGCGTGGACGACGCCGTGCTGGCCGACGCCGGCGGGAGCGTGCTGGAGGCGGCCTGCGCGGCCCTGGTCTTCTCCGACGGGCATGGGTTCTTCGTGAGCGATTCGCCCTACAAGCTGCCGAGCTTGGCCCTGGAGGCCGCCTCGCGCAGCCTTTCCGTGGAGCCGGTGTACATCGGGCTCGACCAGTTGCCCGGCTTCAAGCACGCCTACTGGCTCAACAGCCTGGGCGGTATACAACCTGTAATACGGATCGACGCGGTGCGCTACGAGCCGGACTGGGACACCTGCCGCCCGCTCCTGCGCGACCTTCTGGGCCTGGACGATTGACACCGGGCGAAAGCCCGAGATAACGCAAGCTGGTCAGGTGCCCCGCAAGGGGAGAATAGGGAATCCCGTGAGAACCGGGAGCGGTCCCGCCGCCGTAAGTTCCAGACAAGTCCGCGTCCTTTGGAGCGCCACTGGGAGATGCTTCCCGGGAAGGCCGAGGCGGACGGAACGAGCCGGAAGACCTGCCTGGCCCCAGTTTGTTGCAGATTGCTGCAATTTGCTGCTTCCAGCACGGCAACGGGCTATTGCCGCGCGTGGATACCCGAAGAGGCGAATACGGGCCGCTTCTTCCCGCATGGGGAGGAGCGGCCTTTTTTGCCTCTTCGCAACAGCCATGCCCCCGGAGTGTTTCCCATGCGCAGTTCCCTCACCAGGCCCGGCCTGCGAAAAATCGCGTCGCTCATTCTTCTGCTCGGGCTGCTGGCCCTGTCCCAGGCGGCCTGGGCCGCTCACGGCGAGGCCCGGCCCGAGAAGCGCGGCGTGCTGCTGGTGGCCTTCGGCACAAGCGTGGCCGGAGCCGACGCGGCCTACGTGAACATCGAAAAGAAGCTGAAAGAGGAGATCCCGGGCGTGGAGGTCCGCTGGGCGTATTCCTCCAAGATCGTCCGGCACAAGCTGGCCGGGGGCGAGAAGCCCGTGAAGCTCGATTCCCCGGCCGAGGCCCTGGCCAAAATGATGGACGAGGACTTCACCCACGTGGCCGTGCAGTCCCTGCAGACCATCCCCGGCCAGGAGTTCCACGCCCTGTCCGAGACCGCGCGGTCATTCTCCGGCATGCCCAAGGGCATGAAGAAAGTGGCGGTGGGCCTGCCGCTGCTGGCCACCACCCAGGACCTCACGCGCGTGGCCGACGCCTTGGCCCAGTCCGCTCCCAAGGAGCGCAAGGTGGGCGAGGCCGTGGTCTTCGTGGGCCACGGGACGAAGCATCCGGCCAACGTCTATTATCCCGGCCTGCAGTACTACCTCTGGAAGAAGGACCGGCTGGCCTTCGTGGGAACCGTGGAAGGCTCCCCCACCCGGGAGGACGTGCTGGCTGAACTCGCCGAAAGCAATGTGAAGAAGGCCTACCTCGTGCCGCTGCTGGCAGTGGCGGGCGACCACGCCCATAACGACATCGCCGGCGATGAGCCGGGCTCCTGGAAAACCGTCCTCACCAAGGCGGGGATCGCCTGCGTGCCGGTGCTCAAGGGCACGGCCGAGTCCGACGCCGTGGCCGCCATCTGGGTGGACCACGTCAAGGCGGCCCTGGCGCAGCTCGGGACGGACAAATGACCGGCGGGCGCGCGGCGGCAAGGGACACGCTCCGGTGAACAGAACCGTCCTCGTCATGCTCCTGGCCCTGGCGGCCCTGATCCTGGCCGCCGCCGGGAGCGGGGCCGTGCCCGTGCCCATGGCCGACGCCGCGCGCGTGCTGGCGGCGAAGCTCCTGGGCCGTCCCGGCTGGCTGGACGGAGTTCCGGAGATGAGCGCGGCCCTGGTCTGGGACGTCCGCCTGCCCCGCATCCTGACGGCGCTGGCCGTGGGGGGCGGGCTGGCCCTGTCCGGGGCCCTGTTCCAGGGCGTGCTGAGAAACCCCCTGGCTGATTCCTACACGCTGGGCGTCTCGGCCGGAGGGGCCTTGGGGGCCTGCCTGTGCCTGCTGGCCGGATTCACGGGCCTTGGCGTGCTGTCCGTGCCCGCCTGGGCCCTGGCCGGCGCGCTTGCGGCGCTGGTCGTGGTGCTCCTCATGGCCCGGGCCGGAGGCGGTTACGACGCCGTGACCCTGGTGCTGGCCGGGGTGATGGTGGCGGCCACGCTCCAGGCGGCCATAGGGTTCGTGAAGTTTCTGGCAGGCGAGAACGTGGCCGGGCTGGTGTTCTGGCTCATGGGCGGGCTCGCTGCCAAGACCTGGGCCGAGGCAGGGGTGGCCTGGGCCGGCGTGTGCCTGGGGCTCCCTGTCGCCCTGGCCCTGGCCCGCGATCTTGACGCCCTGTGCCTGGGCGACGAGCAGGCCGCCGCCCTGGGCGTGTCCGTGGACCGGGTGCGCCTGGCGCTCCTTGGCGCGGGGGCCCTGATGACGGCCTGCTGCGTGGCGGTGTCGGGCATAGTGGGATTTGTGGGTCTCATGGTGCCCCATGTGGTCCGTCTGGCCGCCGGGCCGTCGCACGCGCGGCTCCTGCCCCTGTCGGCCCTGGGCGGGATGCTCCTTCTCCTGGGGGCGGACACCGCCTCGAGGGAGCTTCTGGCCCACGAGGTCCCCGTGGGGGTGCTCACGGCCATGCTCGGCGGACCGTATTTCTGTCTGCTCTTCGTCCGGGGGCGCGCCCGTGATTGAGGCCCCCATGATTGAAGCAAAAGAGATCGGCGTCCTTCGCGGCCGCGAGCGGGTCCCGGTGCTGGACGGGGTGGATCTCGCCCTGAATCCCGGCGAGCTTTTGGCCGTGGTCGGACCCAACGGGGCGGGCAAGACCACCCTGCTGCGCTGTCTGGCCGGGGTGCTCGAGCCCTCCACGGGTGAGGTGAGGCTCGACGGGCGGCCCCTGGCGGGCCTTTCCCGGCGCGAGGTAGCCCGGGCCGTGGCCTATTCGCCCCAGCAGTCCGAGGAGCGGTTCGGCTTCACCGTGCGCCAGGCCGTGCTCATGGGCCGCCATCCCTGGCTTTCGCGTTTCGGCCAGGCGTCAGGCGAGGATGAAGGCGCGGCGGATCGGGCCATGCGGGCATTGGATCTTTCGCACCTGGCCCAGCGGTCCGTCACCAGCCTGTCCGGCGGCGAGAAGCGCCGGGCTGCCCTGGCCAGGACCCTGGCCCAGGGCGGGAGCGTCTACCTGCTGGACGAGCCGGCCGCCGGCCTGGACATCCGCCACGCGCTCATGACCATGCGGGCCTTCGCCGCGCTGGCCCGGGGAGGGGCGGCGGTGGCCGTGGTTCTGCACGATCTCAACCTCGCCGCCATGTTCTGCCCGGCCATGCTCATGCTTGGCGGCGGGCGCATTGCCGCGTATGGACCCACCTCCCGCGTGCTCACAAGCGAAAACGTGGCCCGGGTTTTCGGCGTGCGCGCCCGCATCGAGGACGGGCACGTCCGTTTTCTGGAGGAATGATGTTCAAACGGCTTCTTGTCGCCGTCCTGTTGATCTGTCTGAGCCCCCTGGCCGCGTGGTCCGGGGAGAAGGCCTACTCGCGCGTGGTCAGCCTCTACGCGGCCCACGCCGAGAACCTTGCGGCCATGGGGGCCGCGAACGTTCTGGTGGGCGTGAACGAACCCATGAACGGTCTTCCCGTGGTGGGGGCACGCGACAGCGCCGAGGCCATCGCGGCCTTGAGGCCCGACCTGGTGCTGGCCCGGCCTATGCACCGCGCCACCCAGCCGGGACTCATCGAGCAGCTCACGCGCC
The DNA window shown above is from Fundidesulfovibrio terrae and carries:
- a CDS encoding response regulator, coding for MNQTPRRRILVADDDPVNRRLASMLLDRAGHDAVVVEDGLAAVAAFPGGFDLILLDVDMPGLTGLEAATRIRAAEKAATLPRTVVVALTGYSGHHDRQVCLEAGMDDVLVKPLTPEVLDRLLK
- a CDS encoding aminotransferase class IV encodes the protein MKAWIDGRIAGDAAPLRVSGPAFRCGMGVFETILHHGHRLPRFERHLERMRASLEYLGIGFELPGEEDLRRAVLDVALANGLSGETARVNLFCYQDSPASPASLCITAIPHVLDPDAARSLVVYPHAHVSHLCAHKTMANMHQRLAWEYARKAGVDDAVLADAGGSVLEAACAALVFSDGHGFFVSDSPYKLPSLALEAASRSLSVEPVYIGLDQLPGFKHAYWLNSLGGIQPVIRIDAVRYEPDWDTCRPLLRDLLGLDD
- a CDS encoding chorismate-binding protein — its product is MSAYRCSCPVEGLGWLEALAPHAPDALVTPPMPGVPASGLVGLWPVAEWRMGRDGGKEELKRFCFATAGSALGFLSYHAGFGAMGLDLPAPDFPAGVFRKYAVLLAPSPDARLVHVFSDDKARAREAAALVRQGPGQGAVRNDGGGPALPAFPGGLRASLDRPGYEQAVTRALTHILDGDVYQLNLSIRFEADLPDGLAATSLFTGLMRAHPAMFYGLYHDSPYAVVSTSPERFIRVRQGKVLSQPIKGTRRVGQDRTAALRELLASPKEDAELSMIVDLIRNDVGANCAYGSVGVSNHRSVFEVDGLLQMYSNVTGRLRGGSTCLDLLWDALPPGSVTGCPKRRAVEIIADLEPHHREASYGCLAVVQGPRDLDSSVAIRTAALDSRRGVLGFHAGSGIVVDSDPAMEYEETLAKAAKFLALTGRADA
- a CDS encoding DUF475 domain-containing protein yields the protein MDILSASLTVAGLCLFETISSIDNAIINAEVLSSMSPKYRRWFLIWGIIIAVFAVRGILPWLIVWGVTPGIGPLEALTATFSSDPRVMEAVNSSAPVLLMGGGIFLILLFFHWIFLEEKNFGLPGERYLMRHGVWFYAIASILLTLIVWFALKVNAHMAFGAVVGSTAFFITHGFKQNAEQSEQELLHSHKSDLAKIFYLEIIDATFSIDGVLGAFAFTLSVPLILVGNGLGAFVVRELTVRNVETIKKYRFLKNGAMYSVLLLGWIMVLDAFGMHIPHWVSPAATFGVVGYFFLKSRKVLL
- a CDS encoding aminodeoxychorismate/anthranilate synthase component II, translating into MRILLADNRDSFTRNLEHLLHRVCGVAPEIVSYPDLDSEAAARFDLTVVSPGPGHPRDYPAYGPLLASGRPVLGVCLGLQIATLHFGGEVSRLPGCFHGRPSRFEIFGRQVDAARYHSLYVSRPGPDMEVLARCGEIPMAARHRTLPVLGLQFHPESFLTPQGAEIIRECLQMLLPG
- a CDS encoding CBS and ACT domain-containing protein — encoded protein: MLIRDWMTKEVITVGPETSMMKASKLMREHKISRIPVVDDSFRLLGIVSDRDLKEASPSKATSLDMHELYYLLSEIKVKDIMTKTPLAVKPTETVEKAAVLMMNNHFGGLPVVDENLKVVGIITDSDVFKVLVNITGITEGGVQLAFSLPNAEGSLKAIIDDLKEYNARIISVLTSFTHADEGHRSVYIRIQDPDKAVLNDMVAKLSSKYTLLYWVRDNLNPIIP
- a CDS encoding manganese efflux pump MntP family protein, which gives rise to MPFATLLAIAVALAMDAFAVSLATGICLRKARASQTLRMAGAFGFFQAAMPVAGWVLGLTVRSFVTAYAGWAAFGLLSLVGGKMIWEGARGDDAGEHCDPKDPTKGLQLIMLAVATSIDALAVGLSFSVLGETIWFPALVIGVVCFVITAAGVKIGCMAGHVSAVSRYAEVLGGLTLVGIGLNIVLGG
- a CDS encoding EF-hand domain-containing protein, which produces MKRTIACVFAFSLVLGASGLSLAQDDAAAPKGGRAFSLHDANGDGKITKEEFLAAAQKRAEARFAKLDKDNKGYLTKEDFIAARTAHGKGRKAAAPAAQ
- a CDS encoding DUF1980 domain-containing protein codes for the protein MRLAGRIPGLVEAACLVGLAAFLAYLLVAGNYWMYLNPKFRGLSWAAVAALGGLGVYSAARPPVGATWLRASLYLSVLGLCLMSELGLQRWFSVSGVDSQAVEQEQAPLPSRVTVGGQEYIRLNLGELYDIAGKGPSPLLQGNYAVRGFVRRSPETDAKGEFVLYRLALYCCFADSTAVGFRVRPPKGAALPENGSWQVVYGALEASGDPDSDKIATIEGSAFASVNPDYRFTARRMESEKVPGTGMMYEWRSEEPYAY
- a CDS encoding permease, producing MLQLETIELFAQVCVAILLEASPFLLLGALASGLFEVFVPRETLERMMPRSPLAGVLAGVVLGMVMPCCECGIVPLIRRLLRKGVPPATAMTFMLAGPVINPVVLASTYVAFQGDASVVGLRCALVGLIAAVIGYSFRNARPEDLLLTKAAPVRSACGCGEDEPLFGSLSDAVPPDEAEQPSLGSRLDHALRHAQADFLDMFKILVIGAVIAAAFKTLAPSGLVALLEKDLLLSVTGMMALAVILSLCSQADAFVAASFTGFPFAARLAFLALGPILDFKLVLMWQGAFKPGVVRRLILVPAVIVFSACMLLGAFARIGS
- a CDS encoding ADP-ribosylglycohydrolase family protein, with the translated sequence MSGNSSYMVLGSFVGDSLALGVHWIYDQERIAALGRLDGLKAPPPGSHHTAKQAGDFTHYGDQTLVLLASLAEKGVFDPADFSTRWRALFSGGSTIYADRATKNTLSQLAAGWEPADAGSASDELAGASRIAPLVHSLRSDVEAMVQACRAQTGLTHNNAKIMDSAEFFARTAHAALSGVAPTEGMAKALEGRFPGSPLHGWFKDAQAAAGEDSVKAVARFGQSCHVDGAFQSTVQLISRGQDSPAEALVDSAMAGGDSAARNMLVGMVLCAWKGEGALPQGWIDGMRKKGEIEALLSRIG